A single region of the Eublepharis macularius isolate TG4126 chromosome 14, MPM_Emac_v1.0, whole genome shotgun sequence genome encodes:
- the PCNA gene encoding proliferating cell nuclear antigen, whose product MFEARLIQGSVLKKVLEALKDLITEACWDLGSSGISLQSMDSSHVSLVQLTLRSEGFDTYRCDRNIAMGVNLVSMSKILKCAGNDDLITLRAEDNADTLVLVFETPNQEKVSDYEMKLMDLDVEQLGIPEQEYSCVVKMPSAEFARICRDLSHIGDAVIISCAKGGVKFSATGELGSGNIKLSQTSDVDKEEEAVTIEMNEPVQLTFALRYLNFFTKATPLSPTVTLSMSADVPLVVEYKIADMGHLKYYLAPKIEDQEES is encoded by the exons ATGTTCGAGGCCAGGCTCATCCAAGGCTCAGTCCTAAAGAAGGTGCTGGAGGCCCTCAAAGACCTCATCACGGAAGCCTGCTGGGACTTGGGCTCCAGCGGCATCAGTCTGCAGAGCATGGACTCCTCGCATGTCTCGCTGGTACAGCTGACGCTGCGCTCTGAGGGCTTTGACACCTACCGCTGCGACCGGAACATCGCCATGGGGGTTAACCTTGTCAG TATGTCCAAAATTCTGAAGTGTGCGGGTAATGATGATCTGATCACTCTGAGAGCAGAAGACAATGCAGATACACTAGTTCTGGTTTTTGAAACACCAA ATCAGGAGAAAGTTTCAGACTATGAAATGAAATTAATGGATTTGGATGTAGAACAGCTTGGAATTCCA gagCAAGAATACAGCTGTGTGGTGAAAATGCCTTCTGCTGAATTTGCACGGATCTGCAGAGATCTTAGTCACATTGGAGATGCTGTCATAATCTCTTGTGCAAAGGGTGGTGTTAAATTCTCTGCTACTGGAGAACTAGGAAGTGGAAACATCAAACTATCACAAACTAGTGATGTGGATAAAGAGGAGGAAGCT GTTACAATAGAGATGAatgagccagtgcagctgacttTTGCTTTGAGGTATTTGAACTTTTTTACCAAAGCCACACCACTGTCTCCTACCGTAACACTCAGTATGTCTGCAGATGTTCCACTAG TTGTGGAGTACAAGATAGCAGACATGGGACACTTGAAATACTATTTAGCTCCCAAGATTGAAGACCAAGAAGAATCTTAA
- the TMEM230 gene encoding transmembrane protein 230: MPSRTNLAASVPSSKVKYSKLASTDEGYIDLQFKKSPPKVPYKAIALATVLFLIGTLLIIIGALLLAGYISKGGTDRAIPVLIIGILVFLPGFYHLRIAYFASKGYRGYSYDDIPDFDD; the protein is encoded by the exons ATGCCATCCCGAACAAATCTTGCTGCTTCAGTCCCTAGCagcaaagtgaaatattccaAGCTCGCCAGTACCGATGAAGGCTACATTGATCTGCAG TTCAAGAAGAGCCCTCCAAAAGTCCCTTACAAGGCTATTGCGCTGGCTACTGTGCTCTTCTTGATTGGCACCCTTCTCATTATCATTGGAGCCCTCCTCCTCGCAGGATACATCAGCAAGGGA GGAACAGACCGAGCTATCCCTGTTTTGATTATTGGGATCCTGGTTTTCCTTCCTGGCTTCTATCATTTGCGCATTGCATATTTCGCTTCCAAAGGCTATAGGGGTTATTCCTATGATGACATCCCAGATTTTGATGACTAA